A window of Bombus vancouverensis nearcticus unplaced genomic scaffold, iyBomVanc1_principal scaffold0027, whole genome shotgun sequence genomic DNA:
agcagtattaatcacaaattgtgagaatgcctactgataaggaagaaagataatatagaaaacgcagacttatggaaagagaatccctgacattagacacgaatacgcgatttcacgaaatattttatggtatatctaagatagagaatatatgtagagtacatataagtatatatagagtaagaatatatatagagtatatataagtaccaaaaatacatcctaagacgtgtatgcgatctacgctgtatgggacgtgttataaatggtttccgccactcaaccgcatttgaatttgtgaacacgatcgaacaattgacacgaattattaattcccgtctctactctagtaacgatttgctttggaacgaggtcgaatcgttctgattccgcgcatgattaacaaataattacagaggacatcaattacttggatggtcttcctgaaacttgatccagtttcgagaaaatgaaaaattcgtttcttctctttgcttccctgttccttctttcctcctttttccctttttacatcgctttgttttacatcgcaatttacatttatttgtaaagtttgaatctcctcgatattgaagatgttgaagctgcaagtatgtatttcattttaatccattcgagaccgagatttaattgtaagacgatacctaggtgtcggtacgatctgaatgtttagttggaatgattctgtgttttactctctccagggtatccttttcatactctgattttaaatcgatgacaatcttaaatagtatgcttcatatttttaaaatataaaattatatactatgttattctataatgtattatgtacagttgtatatatatatatatatatatatatatatatatatatataataattctatgttgaaaaaaatatgaaactaacatgatatatacattactacataagttatatataaaatatgtatattatatccttgcctactgactgatatgaatttctttcggtctcgaatgcgttaaaagagagcgcaaagaagtcgaaattacttattgtaattagtaaaacgacctgagaggcagacagatacaagaaagaaggaatattatattagcggcattatcatgtttttgctctctttaagtctttcatcgagacagacaatctacaggtattaatcgaccaatttcttcaagctgataacttcgaattgatgtttatatataagaagtgttatgtgttaatctgtctaaatgtttaaaaggtgttataaattaaatgttgttaaacgatacgtaattgccttttgatcgtaaattttactatcaaggggtcttttatgtatgcgtaatcattgtgaattataccaatttatgtgatcgatattaaaggtgtttaaaagcatgtatttttttctatattattattctcctatattattatcctatattattatagcattcctatattattataatatccaattacatgttgatacacaagatatacagattattatttataacgttttggttttcttaattgagtcattcgtttagtacaaatgataagaaattagtaataattcacaaaaaagggatattgcagtagaaatattataaaaaaacattttctgttttagtgtagagttactccttcttacagacagtgtcgtacaaatctgtacgtctctgagaaaatgtaggcatctgagcccttacttcctcaacaacttttacatctgatagaaaaaagaaacatacgaagtaataagtaatgcttactaataaattcaacaaatacagaggaagatggctaaatcgataaattaacgagactaaaaattaattacatcatggatctctcgcttttaattttaagctgtaaattaccgatatcggtgactgccatattctcttgagtttccaaatcgtaaagaatctttccccagggattggtcaactgtgtatgtccccatgcgacgtaacttgcttaaggaacacgagccggtgatatgcaggcaacgtataattgattatcattcgctctgaaacgctgaagtaatgaccagtgcagtggtccagtggtcatattgaatgccgctggatatatcagcatttggcaacctaacccagagaagcaggaaatatgaagccaccgaataccaattaacttcgtagttgcacggttcacattccatcatttctgaatatgcgaggacagtcctcttattgtgcttttaattcttttatttgtttcattttcagcaaatatactggttttttaaattaagcttctttttatacagagttacagattatattaattttatatagaatatatttaagaaagatatttaattttttgctagttaagtattgatcgattaagttactgtacctttgttccgataaatgcgtgccatttcctcgaatctaatatcatagcaaatgccaatacctattttgcagcccttcacatcgaacgtcgttagggagttaccaggactgagtgaatcactctctcgaaaagtaatcttattaggaatgtcgatgtcgaatagatgtacctaataacataaaaatgtggtcgctaattctattgctgcaacttttctaatttaatatcaaagttaccaactcctaaactttaattattttttatttaataactgacagcgtttttatcactttcttttattaaagaatcttatcatttaataatgtttaaaaaggagaaaaaataagtataataatattttaagtatgtgaaaaatttatacaacaacaaacacattacaacaaaaatgggcgtttcccgtatcataacgtattttataaaccgtaaattatagaattggttatagtatacgtatgtacatatgtatattcctaaattattcctagatagagtcactttcttcaccccaatattttcaaattcaaagccataaaggaatatattacttacctttcggtgctttgctatcaaagttacatcgggaccccaaatagtacaggtattgtacaatttatcgccctctatttcaggcatcgtaccaccaactacatagatgttgttttctttagctgcgttcgatgaagcaacgctcgtttcaccatcaggaatactctcggcgtattttggaaagtactctgcattgcaatatttcaattaatgaaaaataactgtcttttgttccaaccataaattaaattgaaatgtttgtcagttttttattttttaaattattaaaataactaagttttatatttcgac
This region includes:
- the LOC143304220 gene encoding omega-amidase NIT2-A-like, with the translated sequence MPEIEGDKLYNTCTIWGPDVTLIAKHRKVHLFDIDIPNKITFRESDSLSPGNSLTTFDVKGCKIGIGICYDIRFEEMARIYRNKGCQMLIYPAAFNMTTGPLHWSLLQRFRANDNQLYVACISPARVP